One stretch of Kogia breviceps isolate mKogBre1 chromosome 18, mKogBre1 haplotype 1, whole genome shotgun sequence DNA includes these proteins:
- the LOC131744550 gene encoding zinc finger protein 350-like isoform X1, translating to MIEAQETLTFDDVAVDFTWEEWQFLAPPQKDLYRDVMLENYSNLLSVGFQASKPDILSKLDQGEPWTMEDEIHCRTHSEVWKVDDHLLEHLQNESMEKRLEQWHKQNPLEYSVHQSRAHFMFRQNHGMFDLHGKSMKSDLTLLPQSRSYEIKSPAEFTGEVRSCLHADNEQFHTEIKFPESQKLISTKSQFIKHQKTQKIKKSHICGECGKAFIKKSWLTDHQNLHTGEKPHRCNLCGKAFFRKFKLTEHQRTHTGEKPYECTECGKAFLKKSGLSVHQKTHTGEKPFICSECGKGFIQKGNLMVHQRIHTGEKPYICNECGKGFSQKTCLTAHQRFHTGTTPFVCGECGKTLSQKTGLIKHQRTHTGEKPFECSDCGKGFIEKPQLVIHQRIHTGEKPYRCSECGKSFRGKSVLNKHQKTHSVKVENPPSEGHRSSQSSVVLQEKNLNTVTMQVPSVVPQTSVNISGLLANRNVVIVGQPVARCAPAGDSRGLAQERTLMNAVNVVVPSVVNYILFYVTENQ from the exons ATGATCGAGGCCCAG GAAACCCTGACATTTGACGATGTGGCCGTGGACTTCACGTGGGAGGAGTGGCAGTTCCTGGCCCCTCCTCAGAAGGACCTGTACCGGGACGTGATGCTGGAGAACTATAGCAACCTGCTGTCCGTGG GTTTTCAAGCCAGCAAACCAGACATACTCTCCAAGTTGGATCAAGGAGAACCATGGACGATGGAAGATGAAATCCACTGTCGAACCCATTCAG aaGTCTGGAAAGTTGATGATCATCTGCTGGAGCACTTACAAAATGAGAGCATGGAGAAGAGACTAGAACAATGGCACAAACAGAACCCACTGGAATATTCTGTTCATCAGAGCAGAGCTCATTTTATGTTCAGGCAAAATCATGGTATGTTTGACTTACATGGAAAAAGTATGAAATCAGACTTAACTTTACTTCCCCAGAGCAGGAGCTATGAAATAAAGAGCCCTGCTGAGTTTACTGGAGAAGTCAGATCCTGTCTCCATGCTGACAATGAACAATTTCATACTGAAATTAAATTCCCTGAAAGCCAAAAACTCATCAGCACTAAATCCCAATTCATCAAGCATCAGAAgactcaaaaaataaagaaatctcatATATGTggtgaatgtgggaaagctttcaTCAAAAAGTCTTGGCTCACTGATCACCAGAATCTTCATACAGGAGAGAAGCCCCATCGATGTAATCTTTGTGGGAAAGCCTTCTTCAGAAAGTTCAAGCTCACTGAACATCAGAGAACgcatacaggagagaaaccttatgaatgCACTGAATGTGGCAAAGCTTTCCTCAAGAAATCAGGGCTCAGTGTCCATCAGAAAACCCATACCGGGGAGAAACCATTTATATGCAGCGAATGCGGAAAGGGCTTCATCCAGAAAGGAAATCTTATGGTGCATCAGCGGATTCACACAGGCGAGAAACCTTATATATGCAATGAATGTGGAAAAGGCTTCAGCCAAAAGACGTGCCTCACGGCACACCAGAGATTTCACACAGGAACGACTCCCTTTGTGTGCGGGGAATGTGGAAAAACCCTTTCCCAAAAGACAGGTCTCATTAAACACCAAAGGACTCACACGGGAGAGAAACCCTTTGAATGCAGCGATTGTGGAAAAGGCTTTATCGAGAAGCCACAGCTTGTTATACATCAGAGAATCCATACAGGGGAGAAACCCTATAGAtgtagtgaatgtgggaaatcatTCAGAGGGAAGTCAGTCCTCAATAAACATCAGAAAACTCATTCAGTCAAGGTGGAAAATCCTCCCTCAGAGGGTCACAGGTCCTCACAGAGCAGTGTTGTCCTCCAAGAGAAAAACCTTAATACAGTGACAATGCAAGTACCTTCTGTGGTCCCTCAGACATCAGTCAACATCAGTGGGCTCCTAGCAAACAGGAATGTAGTCATAGTGGGACAGCCTGTGGCCAGATGTGCACCCGCAGGAGACAGCAGAGGGTTGGCACAGGAGAGAACCCTTATGAATGCAGTGAATGTGGTTGTGCCTTCAGTggtcaattatattttattttatgtcacaGAAAACCAGTAG
- the LOC131744546 gene encoding zinc finger protein 350-like isoform X3 — protein sequence MEDEIHCQTHSEIWKVDDHLLERLQNESMEKRLEQWHEQNPLEYFVNQSRTHFLFRQNQDMFDLRGKSMKSDLTLLPQSRSYEIKSPGEFTGDGKSCLHADNEQFHTEIKFLESQKPMRSKSQFNKHQKTPKIEKPHVCGECGKAFIKKSWLTDHQIIHTGEKPHRCNMCGKAFSRKFMLTEHQRTHTGEKPYECTECGKAFLKKSRLNIHQKTHTGEKPYICSDCGKGFIQKGNLIVHQRIHTGEKPYICNECGKGFIQKTCLIAHQRFHTGKTPFVCNECGKSCSQKSGLIKHQRIHTGEKPFECSECGKAFTTKQKLIVHQRTHTGERPYICHECGKAFAYMSCLVKHKIIHTREKRGDSAKVENHPSESLSSSQTSDVMQEKTPVNSVTMQVPSVAPQTSVNISELLANRNVVIVGQPVARCAPTGDNRGFAQERTLMNALNVVVPSVVNYILFYVTENH from the exons ATGGAAGATGAAATCCACTGTCAAACCCATTCAG AAATCTGGAAAGTTGATGATCACCTGCTAGAGCGCTTACAAAATGAGAGCATGGAGAAGAGACTAGAACAATGGCATGAACAGAACCCACTGGAATATTTTGTTAATCAGAGCAGAACTCATTTTCTGTTCAGGCAAAATCAAGATATGTTTGACTTACGTGGAAAAAGTATGAAATCAGATTTAACTTTACTTCCCCAGAGCAGGAGCTATGAAATAAAGAGCCCTGGTGAGTTTACTGGCGATGGGAAATCCTGTCTCCATGCTGACAATGAACAATTTCATACTGAAATTAAATTCCTCGAAAGCCAAAAACCCATGAGGTCTAAGTCCCAATTCAACAAGCATCAGAAAACCCCAAAAATAGAGAAGCCTCATGTATGTggtgaatgtgggaaagctttcaTCAAAAAGTCTTGGCTCACTGATCACCAGATAATTCATACAGGAGAGAAGCCCCATCGATGTAACATGTGTGGGAAAGCATTCTCTAGAAAGTTCATGCTCACTGAACATCAGAGAACacatacaggagagaaaccttatgaatgtacTGAATGTGGCAAAGCCTTTCTCAAGAAATCACGGCTCAATATACATCAGAAAAcccatactggagagaaaccatataTATGCAGTGACTGTGGAAAAGGCTTCATTCAGAAGGGAAATCTCATTGTACATCAGCGAATTCACACAGGCGAGAAACCTTACATATGCAATGAATGTGGAAAAGGCTTCATCCAGAAGACTTGCCTCATTGCACATCAGAGATTTCACACAGGAAAGACTCCTTTTGTGTGCAATGAATGTGGAAAATCCTGTTCCCAGAAGTCAGGTCTCATTAAACATCAAAGaattcacacaggagagaaaccctttgaatgcagtgaatgtgggaaagccttcactACAAAGCAAAAGCTCATTGTGCATCAAAGAACTCATACGGGAGAGAGACCCTATATCTGCCATGAGTGTGGGAAAGCTTTTGCCTACATGTCTTGCCTTGTTAAACATAAGATAATACATACAAGAGAGAAACGTGGAGATTCAGCCAAGGTGGAAAATCATCCCTCAGAGAGTCTCAGTTCCTCACAGACTAGTGATGTTATGCAGGAGAAAACCCCTGTAAATTCAGTTACTATGCAGGTGCCTTCAGTGGCCCCTCAGACATCAGTAAACATAAGTGAACTCCTAGCAAATAGGAATGTAGTCATAGTGGGACAACCTGTGGCCAGATGTGCACCCACAGGAGATAACAGAGGTTTTGCACAGGAGAGAACCCTTATGAATGCATTGAATGTAGTTGTGCCTTCAGTGGTCAATTACATCTTATTTTATGTCACAGAAAACCATTAG
- the LOC131744546 gene encoding zinc finger protein 350-like isoform X2 → MIQAQETLTFEDVAVDFTWEEWQLLAPPQKDLYRDVMLENYSNLLSVGFQASKPSVLSKLGQGEPWTMEDEIHCQTHSEIWKVDDHLLERLQNESMEKRLEQWHEQNPLEYFVNQSRTHFLFRQNQDMFDLRGKSMKSDLTLLPQSRSYEIKSPGEFTGDGKSCLHADNEQFHTEIKFLESQKPMRSKSQFNKHQKTPKIEKPHVCGECGKAFIKKSWLTDHQIIHTGEKPHRCNMCGKAFSRKFMLTEHQRTHTGEKPYECTECGKAFLKKSRLNIHQKTHTGEKPYICSDCGKGFIQKGNLIVHQRIHTGEKPYICNECGKGFIQKTCLIAHQRFHTGKTPFVCNECGKSCSQKSGLIKHQRIHTGEKPFECSECGKAFTTKQKLIVHQRTHTGERPYICHECGKAFAYMSCLVKHKIIHTREKRGDSAKVENHPSESLSSSQTSDVMQEKTPVNSVTMQELRIQW, encoded by the exons ATGATCCAGGCCCAG GAAACCCTGACATTCGAGGATGTGGCCGTGGACTTCACGTGGGAGGAGTGGCAGCTCCTGGCCCCTCCTCAGAAGGACCTGTACCGGGACGTGATGCTGGAGAACTATAGCAACCTGCTGTCCGTGG GTTTTCAAGCCAGCAAACCAAGTGTACTGTCCAAGTTGGGTCAAGGAGAACCATGGACGATGGAAGATGAAATCCACTGTCAAACCCATTCAG AAATCTGGAAAGTTGATGATCACCTGCTAGAGCGCTTACAAAATGAGAGCATGGAGAAGAGACTAGAACAATGGCATGAACAGAACCCACTGGAATATTTTGTTAATCAGAGCAGAACTCATTTTCTGTTCAGGCAAAATCAAGATATGTTTGACTTACGTGGAAAAAGTATGAAATCAGATTTAACTTTACTTCCCCAGAGCAGGAGCTATGAAATAAAGAGCCCTGGTGAGTTTACTGGCGATGGGAAATCCTGTCTCCATGCTGACAATGAACAATTTCATACTGAAATTAAATTCCTCGAAAGCCAAAAACCCATGAGGTCTAAGTCCCAATTCAACAAGCATCAGAAAACCCCAAAAATAGAGAAGCCTCATGTATGTggtgaatgtgggaaagctttcaTCAAAAAGTCTTGGCTCACTGATCACCAGATAATTCATACAGGAGAGAAGCCCCATCGATGTAACATGTGTGGGAAAGCATTCTCTAGAAAGTTCATGCTCACTGAACATCAGAGAACacatacaggagagaaaccttatgaatgtacTGAATGTGGCAAAGCCTTTCTCAAGAAATCACGGCTCAATATACATCAGAAAAcccatactggagagaaaccatataTATGCAGTGACTGTGGAAAAGGCTTCATTCAGAAGGGAAATCTCATTGTACATCAGCGAATTCACACAGGCGAGAAACCTTACATATGCAATGAATGTGGAAAAGGCTTCATCCAGAAGACTTGCCTCATTGCACATCAGAGATTTCACACAGGAAAGACTCCTTTTGTGTGCAATGAATGTGGAAAATCCTGTTCCCAGAAGTCAGGTCTCATTAAACATCAAAGaattcacacaggagagaaaccctttgaatgcagtgaatgtgggaaagccttcactACAAAGCAAAAGCTCATTGTGCATCAAAGAACTCATACGGGAGAGAGACCCTATATCTGCCATGAGTGTGGGAAAGCTTTTGCCTACATGTCTTGCCTTGTTAAACATAAGATAATACATACAAGAGAGAAACGTGGAGATTCAGCCAAGGTGGAAAATCATCCCTCAGAGAGTCTCAGTTCCTCACAGACTAGTGATGTTATGCAGGAGAAAACCCCTGTAAATTCAGTTACTATGCAG GAGCTGAGGATACAGTGGTGA
- the LOC131744550 gene encoding zinc finger protein 350-like isoform X2: protein MIEAQETLTFDDVAVDFTWEEWQFLAPPQKDLYRDVMLENYSNLLSVGFQASKPDILSKLDQGEPWTMEDEIHCRTHSVWKVDDHLLEHLQNESMEKRLEQWHKQNPLEYSVHQSRAHFMFRQNHGMFDLHGKSMKSDLTLLPQSRSYEIKSPAEFTGEVRSCLHADNEQFHTEIKFPESQKLISTKSQFIKHQKTQKIKKSHICGECGKAFIKKSWLTDHQNLHTGEKPHRCNLCGKAFFRKFKLTEHQRTHTGEKPYECTECGKAFLKKSGLSVHQKTHTGEKPFICSECGKGFIQKGNLMVHQRIHTGEKPYICNECGKGFSQKTCLTAHQRFHTGTTPFVCGECGKTLSQKTGLIKHQRTHTGEKPFECSDCGKGFIEKPQLVIHQRIHTGEKPYRCSECGKSFRGKSVLNKHQKTHSVKVENPPSEGHRSSQSSVVLQEKNLNTVTMQVPSVVPQTSVNISGLLANRNVVIVGQPVARCAPAGDSRGLAQERTLMNAVNVVVPSVVNYILFYVTENQ from the exons ATGATCGAGGCCCAG GAAACCCTGACATTTGACGATGTGGCCGTGGACTTCACGTGGGAGGAGTGGCAGTTCCTGGCCCCTCCTCAGAAGGACCTGTACCGGGACGTGATGCTGGAGAACTATAGCAACCTGCTGTCCGTGG GTTTTCAAGCCAGCAAACCAGACATACTCTCCAAGTTGGATCAAGGAGAACCATGGACGATGGAAGATGAAATCCACTGTCGAACCCATTCAG TCTGGAAAGTTGATGATCATCTGCTGGAGCACTTACAAAATGAGAGCATGGAGAAGAGACTAGAACAATGGCACAAACAGAACCCACTGGAATATTCTGTTCATCAGAGCAGAGCTCATTTTATGTTCAGGCAAAATCATGGTATGTTTGACTTACATGGAAAAAGTATGAAATCAGACTTAACTTTACTTCCCCAGAGCAGGAGCTATGAAATAAAGAGCCCTGCTGAGTTTACTGGAGAAGTCAGATCCTGTCTCCATGCTGACAATGAACAATTTCATACTGAAATTAAATTCCCTGAAAGCCAAAAACTCATCAGCACTAAATCCCAATTCATCAAGCATCAGAAgactcaaaaaataaagaaatctcatATATGTggtgaatgtgggaaagctttcaTCAAAAAGTCTTGGCTCACTGATCACCAGAATCTTCATACAGGAGAGAAGCCCCATCGATGTAATCTTTGTGGGAAAGCCTTCTTCAGAAAGTTCAAGCTCACTGAACATCAGAGAACgcatacaggagagaaaccttatgaatgCACTGAATGTGGCAAAGCTTTCCTCAAGAAATCAGGGCTCAGTGTCCATCAGAAAACCCATACCGGGGAGAAACCATTTATATGCAGCGAATGCGGAAAGGGCTTCATCCAGAAAGGAAATCTTATGGTGCATCAGCGGATTCACACAGGCGAGAAACCTTATATATGCAATGAATGTGGAAAAGGCTTCAGCCAAAAGACGTGCCTCACGGCACACCAGAGATTTCACACAGGAACGACTCCCTTTGTGTGCGGGGAATGTGGAAAAACCCTTTCCCAAAAGACAGGTCTCATTAAACACCAAAGGACTCACACGGGAGAGAAACCCTTTGAATGCAGCGATTGTGGAAAAGGCTTTATCGAGAAGCCACAGCTTGTTATACATCAGAGAATCCATACAGGGGAGAAACCCTATAGAtgtagtgaatgtgggaaatcatTCAGAGGGAAGTCAGTCCTCAATAAACATCAGAAAACTCATTCAGTCAAGGTGGAAAATCCTCCCTCAGAGGGTCACAGGTCCTCACAGAGCAGTGTTGTCCTCCAAGAGAAAAACCTTAATACAGTGACAATGCAAGTACCTTCTGTGGTCCCTCAGACATCAGTCAACATCAGTGGGCTCCTAGCAAACAGGAATGTAGTCATAGTGGGACAGCCTGTGGCCAGATGTGCACCCGCAGGAGACAGCAGAGGGTTGGCACAGGAGAGAACCCTTATGAATGCAGTGAATGTGGTTGTGCCTTCAGTggtcaattatattttattttatgtcacaGAAAACCAGTAG
- the LOC131744546 gene encoding zinc finger protein 350-like isoform X1, which translates to MIQAQETLTFEDVAVDFTWEEWQLLAPPQKDLYRDVMLENYSNLLSVGFQASKPSVLSKLGQGEPWTMEDEIHCQTHSEIWKVDDHLLERLQNESMEKRLEQWHEQNPLEYFVNQSRTHFLFRQNQDMFDLRGKSMKSDLTLLPQSRSYEIKSPGEFTGDGKSCLHADNEQFHTEIKFLESQKPMRSKSQFNKHQKTPKIEKPHVCGECGKAFIKKSWLTDHQIIHTGEKPHRCNMCGKAFSRKFMLTEHQRTHTGEKPYECTECGKAFLKKSRLNIHQKTHTGEKPYICSDCGKGFIQKGNLIVHQRIHTGEKPYICNECGKGFIQKTCLIAHQRFHTGKTPFVCNECGKSCSQKSGLIKHQRIHTGEKPFECSECGKAFTTKQKLIVHQRTHTGERPYICHECGKAFAYMSCLVKHKIIHTREKRGDSAKVENHPSESLSSSQTSDVMQEKTPVNSVTMQVPSVAPQTSVNISELLANRNVVIVGQPVARCAPTGDNRGFAQERTLMNALNVVVPSVVNYILFYVTENH; encoded by the exons ATGATCCAGGCCCAG GAAACCCTGACATTCGAGGATGTGGCCGTGGACTTCACGTGGGAGGAGTGGCAGCTCCTGGCCCCTCCTCAGAAGGACCTGTACCGGGACGTGATGCTGGAGAACTATAGCAACCTGCTGTCCGTGG GTTTTCAAGCCAGCAAACCAAGTGTACTGTCCAAGTTGGGTCAAGGAGAACCATGGACGATGGAAGATGAAATCCACTGTCAAACCCATTCAG AAATCTGGAAAGTTGATGATCACCTGCTAGAGCGCTTACAAAATGAGAGCATGGAGAAGAGACTAGAACAATGGCATGAACAGAACCCACTGGAATATTTTGTTAATCAGAGCAGAACTCATTTTCTGTTCAGGCAAAATCAAGATATGTTTGACTTACGTGGAAAAAGTATGAAATCAGATTTAACTTTACTTCCCCAGAGCAGGAGCTATGAAATAAAGAGCCCTGGTGAGTTTACTGGCGATGGGAAATCCTGTCTCCATGCTGACAATGAACAATTTCATACTGAAATTAAATTCCTCGAAAGCCAAAAACCCATGAGGTCTAAGTCCCAATTCAACAAGCATCAGAAAACCCCAAAAATAGAGAAGCCTCATGTATGTggtgaatgtgggaaagctttcaTCAAAAAGTCTTGGCTCACTGATCACCAGATAATTCATACAGGAGAGAAGCCCCATCGATGTAACATGTGTGGGAAAGCATTCTCTAGAAAGTTCATGCTCACTGAACATCAGAGAACacatacaggagagaaaccttatgaatgtacTGAATGTGGCAAAGCCTTTCTCAAGAAATCACGGCTCAATATACATCAGAAAAcccatactggagagaaaccatataTATGCAGTGACTGTGGAAAAGGCTTCATTCAGAAGGGAAATCTCATTGTACATCAGCGAATTCACACAGGCGAGAAACCTTACATATGCAATGAATGTGGAAAAGGCTTCATCCAGAAGACTTGCCTCATTGCACATCAGAGATTTCACACAGGAAAGACTCCTTTTGTGTGCAATGAATGTGGAAAATCCTGTTCCCAGAAGTCAGGTCTCATTAAACATCAAAGaattcacacaggagagaaaccctttgaatgcagtgaatgtgggaaagccttcactACAAAGCAAAAGCTCATTGTGCATCAAAGAACTCATACGGGAGAGAGACCCTATATCTGCCATGAGTGTGGGAAAGCTTTTGCCTACATGTCTTGCCTTGTTAAACATAAGATAATACATACAAGAGAGAAACGTGGAGATTCAGCCAAGGTGGAAAATCATCCCTCAGAGAGTCTCAGTTCCTCACAGACTAGTGATGTTATGCAGGAGAAAACCCCTGTAAATTCAGTTACTATGCAGGTGCCTTCAGTGGCCCCTCAGACATCAGTAAACATAAGTGAACTCCTAGCAAATAGGAATGTAGTCATAGTGGGACAACCTGTGGCCAGATGTGCACCCACAGGAGATAACAGAGGTTTTGCACAGGAGAGAACCCTTATGAATGCATTGAATGTAGTTGTGCCTTCAGTGGTCAATTACATCTTATTTTATGTCACAGAAAACCATTAG